The proteins below come from a single Leptospira harrisiae genomic window:
- a CDS encoding CCA tRNA nucleotidyltransferase — protein MPIDTQSLIPKFNLNHLLQINSALKGAGFECYLVGGSVRDLVMGKIPKEYDLTTNAEPKQVKRLFRTVIDTGIEHGTVTIVLDKVNYEVTTYRIDKDYTDGRRPDHVEFGTTLSEDLKRRDFTMNALAFDLSTGILVDEHFGQKDIQERTIRTIGNPIKRFSEDGLRPIRALRFASTLDFFIENETKKAIHETKHVTKKISLERFQDEILKSFMGQNPARMIQLLSEEGIFQIFLPQLPTELNPKKNILERLNQTSKEFIGLQLALAFYSIADKSTAKELESILRTLKFSGQNTKDGLLFFEFISKWESNPNLIKVDDFTLKKEYLAPVKRHFQARYQINREFILNLQPIFGDTVNQLVQIWEEGPPLLLTDLKLNGNHLSETFPDLPKTNYGSVLANLLDLVLHSPKENEYSGLLRHSAQLISKLIK, from the coding sequence TTGCCAATAGATACCCAATCGTTAATTCCCAAATTCAATTTAAACCACTTATTACAAATAAACTCTGCACTGAAAGGTGCAGGTTTTGAATGTTATCTAGTTGGTGGATCTGTGCGTGATTTGGTAATGGGCAAAATTCCAAAGGAATACGATTTAACGACAAATGCTGAACCAAAACAAGTAAAACGACTCTTTCGAACCGTCATCGATACAGGAATCGAACATGGAACAGTAACGATTGTTTTAGATAAAGTTAACTATGAAGTCACGACCTATCGGATAGACAAAGATTATACTGATGGCAGAAGGCCCGATCATGTAGAATTTGGTACAACATTATCCGAAGATTTAAAACGCAGAGATTTTACTATGAATGCATTGGCTTTTGATTTATCTACGGGAATTCTTGTAGACGAACACTTTGGTCAAAAAGATATCCAAGAAAGAACAATTCGTACAATTGGAAATCCAATCAAACGTTTTTCAGAAGATGGATTAAGGCCCATTCGTGCATTAAGATTTGCCAGTACTTTAGATTTTTTCATTGAAAATGAAACAAAGAAAGCAATTCACGAAACAAAACACGTCACCAAAAAAATATCTTTAGAACGATTTCAGGATGAAATTTTAAAATCATTTATGGGGCAAAATCCTGCTCGAATGATCCAACTCCTTAGTGAAGAAGGTATCTTTCAAATTTTCCTTCCCCAACTTCCAACAGAACTAAATCCCAAAAAAAATATTTTAGAAAGGTTGAATCAAACATCTAAAGAATTTATTGGATTACAATTAGCATTGGCTTTTTATTCGATAGCTGATAAATCCACTGCTAAGGAACTAGAATCAATATTACGAACTTTAAAGTTCTCAGGTCAAAATACCAAAGATGGTTTGTTGTTTTTTGAATTTATTTCCAAGTGGGAATCAAATCCTAACTTAATCAAAGTAGACGACTTTACTTTAAAAAAAGAATATTTAGCACCAGTTAAACGACATTTCCAAGCAAGATACCAAATCAATAGAGAATTCATCCTCAATCTACAACCAATTTTTGGAGATACAGTGAACCAATTGGTTCAGATTTGGGAGGAAGGGCCTCCATTGCTTCTCACTGACTTGAAATTAAACGGCAATCACCTCTCCGAAACCTTTCCAGATCTACCAAAAACCAATTATGGAAGCGTCTTAGCAAATCTCTTAGATCTTGTCCTACACTCGCCTAAAGAAAATGAATATTCAGGACTATTGCGTCACTCTGCTCAATTAATAAGCAAACTGATCAAATAA
- a CDS encoding Fur family transcriptional regulator, whose translation MAGDPSQILKKIGLKVTKNREQVLSILQGSPRPLNHQEIMEKLPKEESWDRVTIYRALSDLEEKNLLNSLHSTDRVTYFELKSDGNHIVSAAHGHLICNVCGKIECIDDPWNGIPSAKQLKGFSTESVEIVFRGKCRNCQ comes from the coding sequence ATGGCTGGTGATCCTTCTCAAATACTAAAAAAAATCGGACTGAAAGTTACGAAAAATCGTGAACAAGTTCTTTCCATTCTACAAGGATCTCCAAGGCCCCTCAACCACCAGGAAATTATGGAAAAACTCCCAAAAGAGGAGTCTTGGGACAGAGTAACCATCTACAGAGCCTTATCTGATCTAGAAGAAAAAAATCTTTTAAATTCCCTTCATTCCACAGATCGAGTCACCTATTTTGAGTTAAAGTCAGATGGGAACCATATAGTTTCTGCAGCACATGGACATTTAATCTGTAATGTTTGTGGTAAAATAGAATGTATTGATGATCCATGGAATGGGATTCCTTCCGCCAAACAACTAAAAGGTTTTTCTACAGAATCAGTTGAAATTGTTTTTAGAGGCAAGTGTAGAAATTGCCAATAG
- a CDS encoding ribonuclease HI family protein produces the protein MSTKDTTFIYCDGSSRGNPGPAAIGVSFQDNDGIEFFFLSEKIGTATNNVAEWQALYRGMEEAIKQNLQKIRFRLDSELVVKQMKGEYKVKNKDLLVFKNKCETLKSSFQNFEIQYIPREQNSRADQLANIAQDKKD, from the coding sequence ATGTCGACAAAAGATACCACCTTCATTTATTGTGACGGTAGTTCCCGCGGAAATCCAGGCCCTGCTGCCATTGGTGTTTCATTTCAAGACAATGATGGAATCGAATTTTTTTTTCTTTCTGAAAAAATTGGAACCGCCACAAACAATGTGGCAGAATGGCAAGCTTTGTACCGTGGGATGGAAGAAGCCATAAAACAAAACTTACAAAAAATTCGTTTCCGATTAGATTCTGAACTCGTCGTTAAACAGATGAAAGGCGAATATAAGGTAAAAAATAAAGACTTACTTGTTTTCAAAAATAAATGCGAAACCCTAAAGTCTTCATTTCAAAATTTTGAAATACAATATATTCCTCGAGAACAAAACTCACGAGCAGACCAACTCGCAAACATCGCCCAAGATAAAAAGGATTGA